The Colletotrichum destructivum chromosome 7, complete sequence genome contains the following window.
TGATCAAAAAAGGAGTATTACTGATAACTGCAAAAAATGAATGTCTCAATTGATTGTGGAATCTAACCACTAACTCTCCCCGAGGTGGGCTCGAACCACCAACCTCCAGATTAACAGTCTGACGCGCTAGCCAATTGTGCCATCGGGGATTTGAGATCTGATTGGATGACGGCCTAACCGCAATAAGTTATTTAAGTACCTCCCCAATGTGTGCTAGAGCCCACTCTGATCCTGTGTTGGTGCATGTCACTGCTAATGGCATGGTTACTCTTCAGAGCTTCCCCATTTGATAGTCTTCGGCCTTGTAGGTTCGAATTGCAGCTCTTCCACCCGATTTAATCCAGTCTATCTGTTATGCCCAATTGATTGATTGGTCAAGCCGGATCACAGCGCCGGGCGAGGAAACTGACAGACACCACAGGGTTAAAGCCGGTTGGCCCGATGAGTAAGGGAGGGCCCGTGCCACAGGCGCTTGTGCGAGCTTGTTTCGTCAGATGTTGAGATTTGACTGGGAGTGGGAGGAGTGAGGGAAAGTGACATGTCGAGAGAGTTGGGCAATTTGACTCAGCCTTGTGCGGCTCAGGGCCCTGAACCTTGATGAAAACTCTCGAGAGCCGTTTGGACATCTACTCCTCTTTTACCCCGAGTTGCGATATTTTTGATTTGCTTCGACAAACGAAAACGAAACCACTTTTGGCGGGCTTCGTGACCATGGTCGGTTTCCCGGGTCGGTTCCACGGGCTTTGAGTGAGACTACGTCAGCGGGGTCTCTCCCTCACCTCACATAGGTACGCGCGCCAGGCTTGGATAGGACAGCTTCGGGTACGTActgaggtaggtaggtaccgGACCACCCCGCGGAACACAAGCAACCTGAGTTGGAGGGCGCGCTGCCCCTCACCCCCCTACCCCACTACGCCCTGTCGCCTGCCCTCGTCCCGTCCCTCATCACTCATCTCGTACCTCGTGCACATTCCCTCCCGAGCCCGACCCGGAGCCCGATCTTGACGACCGACTATTGTCATTCTCATTGCCATAGCTCTACCTGATCTACCTACTCACGTTCCCGGCGACCGACCACCTACTCGTCTCGGGTCGCATCCTTTGCGCTTATCGACGACCTCCGACCATCGCCCAGCGTTTGTCCATTTGCCTAGGTACCCGCCAGCGATAACCCCCCTCTCATTAAACTCCTCCTCTCTTAGCCACCCAAGCTGGGCCGCGCCACTGCCATCGACGCCTCTTTTCTTTGAAGTTACCAACCGCAGCGTCTGATTTCCGGCATCATGTTCTCTCAGGTAGGCCCTGACTTCTACTCCTCATCGTTCCCACTTTCGGCCCCCTCGGCAAGCCATGGCATGCGCGGGGGCCGACCGATCAAGTTTGATTCGTCCGGAGCCACGTTCATGTCCATGCCGCATGACGAATATATCAGGGCATCATGGGCACCTAAACAACCTACAACATGTCTTGAGCGGCTCAAGGTACTGACTTGCCCATAGAAGAAGCCGTACTCGGCCGTTACGGTGAGCATCGAGACGCTCACCGCCGAGACGTACGAAGAGGATGACTTGAGCGGCATTCCCGACCTCGTGGAAGTCATCAAGCTTCAGGCGTCCGGCCCTGGAGAAGCCGCCCGCGCCATCCGCAAGAAGCTCAAGTACGGCAATGTTCACCGCCAGCTCAGAGCTTTGACCATCTTGGATGGCCTCATCCAGAACGCCGGCCCTCGTTTCCAGCGTGCTTTCGCTGACGAGACCCTGCTGGAACGCCTGCGAGTTTGCGGAACATCCGACCTGTCTGACCCGGATGTCAAGAAGAAATGTACCGAACTCTTCCGCAGCTGGTCTCAGTACAAGAGCACTCCCGGTTTGGAGCGCATCGCCAAGCTGCACCAAGTAAGGTCAGCCGTTTACCGAAGTTGGTAGCAGTAACTAACACACCGTTTTACAGGAACTGCCTAAACGCAAGGTCGCCGTCACCCAGGAGAGGTCCAAGGCTGTTCGGGAGACGGAGAACCCGtttggcgaggaagaggaggacaAGCCTTCCTCGCCCACGGGCCGTGCAGGGGAGTCCTCCCAGCCGCAGCGCACGCCCTATCTGCCATATGGCGATTCTCCCAACGCCAGCACCACCTCTGGCCACGCCAAGTCTTCGTCCCGGTCCGGGAGCTCTTTCTTTGGCTCGTCCAAAGATAAGAGCAAGAaaaaggacaaggacaagaagggAAAGCGCAAGCCCTTCAACCTGGAGTTGGAGAAGGATGCCATGAAGGGCGCCATTGCCGAGAGTTCCATCGCTGTCACCAACCTGACCAACCATCTCCAGACCATTAACCGCGAGAGGGAGCGCATCTCGGAGAACCCGCAAGCTGTTGAGCAGTTTGAAGGTTGCAAGCAGCTCAGGCGGAAAGTCTTACGCTACGTGagctcgccatcatcgtcgtcctttGCGAGACCCAACTAACGAACTGCCTCAGATCCACCATGTTGAATCGGAGGAGTGGCTCGGCAGCCTTCTGAGAGCCAACGATGAGCTGGTCACCGCCCTCATGACGTTCGAGCAACTCGACCGGTCCATTGACGCCGACAGTGATTCTgatgacgagcttgccgAGCAGGCTCACATCTACCGAAGTACGACTCTCATTATGAAGTTAtcccgtctctctctctctcgttcTGACAACCTTCCAGTGGTCTCCGAAAAGGGCAAGCAATCCATGTCTCCACCCCCTCCCGACGTTTCTGGTCTGAGCATCAGCCacacgccgtcgcctcgtccgcctcccccACCCCGCCCGGTTCCGAGGTCGAGacccgctcccgctcctccCGCCGCGCCACCTGCGCCGGCGAAGCCCCCCAGACCTCCTGTCCAGCAGGTTCAGcccgactcggacgaggaggacgacgatgacccGTTCGCCGACAAGAACGCGCTCGAGACCCCAGCCACCGAAAGGACAGAGCCAAGATGGTGATGCTGCATGACCGGCATGTTCCATCACATGCGTCCCCCTGTTTCATTTACCCAACGTTCTTATCGAAGGAATACCCAGCCATGTAGGATGGGGTTCTCTGTGGCCAACAGGCTGTTTCTGTTGGCGGTTTTGGAACACACAAGTCATGTAGCGAACGAAGCGCCCGTTTAGATTCCCAATGACGAAGCGAGTCGAGTTGAGCACTTATGATATCTTAATCCTAGCCACCGAGTGCCGTTGGGCTGCTCACTGGATGCAGGAGTCCAGTCCCCCTTTTCCGAAAGCTCGCAATCGGTCAACATCGACCTTCCACTGTTGGTcccgcctcggccgcaaTCCCCTTTTGGGAACAGCGCCCGGACCTCATGGTCCCCGCCGAGCGCCCATTCCGGACTCTATCGCCCGATGCCCCCGCCGGAGATGCTACGATCCCATCGTCCCTCGGCGACATGTGCCATGTGCCAATATTGCCCTCCCCTTTGGACCCTCTGGCCGGGACCAGCTCCATCCAATGAGATGGGCCCTCACGGGGCACGGGTATATTTCTCCCACCGTCAATAGCTCGGCCGAAACACAGCTCCCCGTGCCGACACGACGGACCGACAAACAAACGTCAACGTGAACCCCCGCCGCGGCTCCGATGCGACACCAAATCAGGCCGTGAGGTTGCAATACGGCATGATGAATCGATAGCATAGATAGCCTTGTGACCGTTTTTGGGATCCCTTCGTGACTCGCGCAACGACAGCAAGTGGGGGTGACCGATGGTAACGCGTGCGGATGTGACAAGGAATGAGATGAGATTCTTCCTCTTTCGGCAAGTCGTGAGGTGGTTCATGAGGCCATCGTAAAGGGCACACTGCATGACACATGCAGGTCTCGGCGGAGAGATATTGTGACGGTGATACGAATCGGGCGCTCTCGCAggccaggaccaggaccaaAACCAAGGCAAGTGCGCATGCTGTATGGTGGCATTGAATGCCCAGCATGCCTCCATCTCAGCCCGTCTGGATAGATATATGAGCCCggctccctcctctctcccccgtcCCTCTCGGACTCCGCTCGCCAGCCCTCAGCAAGCGTAGGACCGTTTCTTCTCATCCCCCAAGCCGCCAAGATGCTCGGCCTCCTGTCCCTCGCcctggctgccgccgccgccaccggcgcccACGCCGCGAAcacaaccaccaccctcCGCCCCGTCCTGCGGCCCGAGTGCGACAAGAAGGACCCGGCCAACCTCGTGCCGTCCAACGATATCACGCTCAGCTATGGCGCCGCGGACGAGAGCCTCGTCAGCGTCGTGCTGGCCATGAAGTACCCCTCGGTCGtgctcgaggaggtcgccgccgtcgccgccgtcgcctgcgCCGACGCGAGCATCGCCGTCACCTTCAGCGACGCGGCCGCCTTCGCCCAGACGTCGCGCGAGTGgaacgccctcgacgacttcGTCATGGTCACGAACCACCTCGGCAACTgcgacgtcgccaacgagCGCGGTTTCTTCCTGGTCGACACCGTGACCTGGGACGAGGCCTCGCTCCGCGTCGTTGCCAACGCCCACAAGAGTGACGTCGCCAACACGGCCAGTGagtttttctctcttctctctttctctccctcatcgtcct
Protein-coding sequences here:
- a CDS encoding Putative LAS seventeen-binding protein, yielding MFSQKKPYSAVTVSIETLTAETYEEDDLSGIPDLVEVIKLQASGPGEAARAIRKKLKYGNVHRQLRALTILDGLIQNAGPRFQRAFADETLLERLRVCGTSDLSDPDVKKKCTELFRSWSQYKSTPGLERIAKLHQELPKRKVAVTQERSKAVRETENPFGEEEEDKPSSPTGRAGESSQPQRTPYLPYGDSPNASTTSGHAKSSSRSGSSFFGSSKDKSKKKDKDKKGKRKPFNLELEKDAMKGAIAESSIAVTNLTNHLQTINRERERISENPQAVEQFEGCKQLRRKVLRYIHHVESEEWLGSLLRANDELVTALMTFEQLDRSIDADSDSDDELAEQAHIYRMVSEKGKQSMSPPPPDVSGLSISHTPSPRPPPPPRPVPRSRPAPAPPAAPPAPAKPPRPPVQQVQPDSDEEDDDDPFADKNALETPATERTEPRW